Below is a window of Nitrospirota bacterium DNA.
CAAAGTTATTGTTAACTACCACATAATCATACATCTTATACGCAGCGATCTCCTCCTTTGCACGCTTCATTCTTTTCTCCATCTCTTCAGGTGTATCTGTCATCCTCTTTTTAAGCCTTTTCTTAAGAACAGATAAAGATGGGGGGAGTATAAAGATAAATATGCCCTCTCTGTATTTCTTCTTTATATTTTTTGCTCCCTGTATATCTATATCGAGAATCACATCCTTCCCGAGTTTTCTCAGACTCTCAAGCCTCTTTATGGAAGTACCGTATAGACTGCCGTGGACCTCTGCCCACTCCACAAACTCACCTATCTTTATCATTGCTTTGAACTCATCTCTGGAGATAAATGTATAGTCCTTATCGTTTATCTCCCCTTTCCTCGGTACCCTCGTGGTGTATGATACAGAATGTTCAATATTTGGAACGAGA
It encodes the following:
- the gmk gene encoding guanylate kinase, encoding MSATEGMLYVVSAPSGTGKTTLVKEVINLVPNIEHSVSYTTRVPRKGEINDKDYTFISRDEFKAMIKIGEFVEWAEVHGSLYGTSIKRLESLRKLGKDVILDIDIQGAKNIKKKYREGIFIFILPPSLSVLKKRLKKRMTDTPEEMEKRMKRAKEEIAAYKMYDYVVVNNNFDEALMALKCIIIAERCRAKRLGMEKFKGGVL